One part of the Corynebacterium aurimucosum ATCC 700975 genome encodes these proteins:
- a CDS encoding MFS transporter, producing the protein MKAKNTRIQRRPVPRQTEISTTRRTIVMIAMALGAFAIGTTEFTSMGLLPLIADDFGITEDTASVVISVYALGVVVGAPVIAALTGKLPRRRLIILLIGFLLVGNLLTALAPNYGVLLVARFIAGLPHGAYFSVANLAAVSMAPPGRQGFAMSMVGMGLSIATVIGVPAAQALGQGLGWHAAYFLVVAIAGLTMILLFFLFPHMTRMPQTDMFTELGALKNSQVLLTVFLGTVGFGGMFAVYTYITWTMTDVAGMDPSHTWIVLMAYGIGMTTGNVAGGWLADRNLEFGIIFALICMVGVSVTFYFVAHSAWAGTVVFGVLAFFGSILVPSLQLRLVNVAGDAQTLAAALNQSALNIANAAGAAIGGAVVGAGYSYNSTALAGAGLAVAGCLTWVITMWDKRRLAPSVKIIEQS; encoded by the coding sequence GTGAAAGCGAAGAATACCCGTATCCAACGCCGCCCCGTCCCACGCCAGACGGAAATCTCCACGACGCGCCGCACCATCGTCATGATTGCCATGGCGCTGGGCGCTTTTGCCATCGGCACCACGGAGTTCACCTCGATGGGCCTGCTGCCGCTCATCGCGGATGATTTCGGGATTACGGAAGACACGGCGTCGGTAGTCATCTCCGTCTACGCGCTCGGCGTTGTCGTGGGCGCGCCGGTCATCGCTGCACTCACGGGCAAGCTCCCACGCCGCCGCCTCATTATCCTGCTTATTGGTTTCTTGCTCGTGGGCAACCTGCTCACGGCCTTGGCCCCGAACTACGGAGTTCTGCTGGTGGCGCGCTTCATCGCTGGCCTGCCGCACGGCGCGTACTTCTCCGTAGCTAACCTGGCGGCGGTCTCGATGGCACCTCCTGGCCGCCAAGGTTTTGCCATGTCGATGGTGGGCATGGGCCTGTCCATCGCCACCGTGATCGGCGTGCCCGCGGCCCAGGCCCTAGGCCAGGGATTGGGCTGGCATGCGGCGTACTTTTTGGTCGTGGCCATTGCGGGGCTCACGATGATCCTGCTCTTTTTCCTTTTCCCACACATGACGCGCATGCCACAAACAGATATGTTTACTGAGCTCGGTGCTTTGAAGAACAGCCAGGTTCTGCTCACCGTGTTCCTCGGCACCGTTGGCTTCGGCGGCATGTTCGCCGTCTATACCTACATCACGTGGACCATGACGGACGTCGCCGGCATGGACCCGAGCCACACCTGGATTGTGCTCATGGCCTATGGCATCGGCATGACCACCGGCAACGTCGCCGGTGGCTGGTTGGCGGACCGCAACCTGGAATTCGGAATCATTTTTGCGCTGATCTGCATGGTTGGAGTGTCGGTGACCTTCTACTTCGTGGCGCACAGCGCGTGGGCGGGCACGGTCGTCTTTGGCGTCCTCGCCTTCTTTGGCTCCATCCTTGTGCCTTCCCTGCAGCTGCGCTTGGTCAACGTGGCGGGGGATGCGCAGACCCTCGCGGCGGCGTTGAACCAGTCCGCCCTCAACATCGCCAATGCGGCGGGCGCGGCCATCGGCGGCGCAGTCGTGGGCGCGGGCTACTCCTATAACTCCACCGCGCTGGCCGGGGCGGGCCTGGCGGTGGCAGGCTGCCTCACCTGGGTTATCACCATGTGGGACAAGCGCCGTCTAGCCCCTTCCGTGAAGATTATTGAACAGAGTTAG
- a CDS encoding RDD family protein: MLPASFAPNLYAHFTLDSRATSRELGVQLAAADAHLEGLGYLPEDEEREELAVAARILCEPSSRAGYDQMMESGARLTWAQLDDYATTGRWSESYHASAPTAPAQDAPRATPGTRVILAVIDYVIAAIGASLFVSVGIFNSDVSEVWLTSVSAIITVAYYICFEVRVGATPAKLIAGYTVRDATTHNKLTWQQSIKRNWWRVASLVPLIGPLVAFFGALYVVTTIGAKNNLRGQHDILANAEVVKK; encoded by the coding sequence ATGCTACCAGCGTCTTTTGCCCCGAACCTGTACGCGCACTTCACCCTGGATTCGCGCGCGACCTCACGCGAATTGGGCGTGCAGCTGGCGGCTGCCGACGCCCACCTCGAAGGCCTCGGCTACCTCCCCGAGGACGAAGAACGCGAGGAGCTCGCCGTTGCCGCCCGCATTCTCTGCGAGCCCTCGTCCCGAGCCGGCTATGACCAAATGATGGAATCAGGTGCTCGGCTCACGTGGGCTCAGCTGGATGACTACGCCACTACCGGCCGCTGGAGCGAGAGCTACCACGCTTCCGCGCCCACCGCGCCTGCTCAGGACGCCCCGCGCGCTACTCCCGGCACCCGCGTGATCTTGGCCGTCATCGATTACGTCATAGCGGCGATTGGTGCGTCCCTCTTCGTGAGCGTCGGGATATTCAACTCGGATGTGAGCGAGGTCTGGCTCACCAGTGTCTCCGCCATCATTACGGTGGCCTATTACATCTGCTTTGAGGTCCGCGTAGGGGCAACGCCGGCGAAGCTGATAGCTGGATACACGGTGCGCGATGCCACAACCCACAACAAGCTCACCTGGCAGCAGAGCATCAAGCGCAACTGGTGGCGCGTGGCCTCCCTCGTGCCGCTCATCGGCCCGCTGGTTGCCTTCTTTGGTGCCCTCTACGTGGTGACCACGATTGGGGCCAAGAATAACCTCCGCGGCCAGCACGACATCCTGGCTAACGCCGAAGTAGTGAAAAAGTAG
- a CDS encoding PepSY-associated TM helix domain-containing protein, whose product MSRTALRSFIQRIHFYGGMFVGPFILVAALTGCLYAMAPTLEKVVYRDVMTVPAVEHPVSLEEQIQAAQHEHSDMPVSQVWPATSPTDSTRVLVSDDSIDESLQRTVFINPATAKVIGDYPTYSGLGEMPLRRWISSLHESFHLGKVGELYSELAASWLWVMACGGLYMWWIRRRPKNKATANATQRQPKRSARWKATRLHSTIGAWIFIGLLGLSATGITWSGLAGDNVDSLVERMNWKATPIETALPGTTAETHEHTGHEGHEGHGVGGASSSSSVATEAERVLATGRAEGLTGPLRLYPPEDANSAWQVSERWVEWRTTSDAISVDGATGEIIDRQPFSSLPLFSKLSSWGIYLHMGIMFGLPLQIALLALGLSTAALVVLGYYMWWKRRPRFLPTAHFSWATTGLGALFAATVGVFLPLLGITLAAFLILDVILVNRATAPRKERTPVPVG is encoded by the coding sequence ATGAGTCGGACGGCTCTGCGATCCTTCATTCAACGCATCCACTTTTATGGCGGCATGTTCGTCGGCCCCTTCATCCTCGTTGCGGCATTGACTGGCTGCCTCTATGCCATGGCACCCACCCTGGAGAAGGTGGTGTACCGCGACGTCATGACCGTTCCGGCAGTCGAGCACCCCGTGAGCTTGGAAGAACAAATCCAGGCCGCACAGCACGAGCACTCTGACATGCCCGTGTCCCAAGTCTGGCCGGCAACCAGCCCCACGGATTCGACGCGCGTGCTGGTCTCCGATGACAGCATCGATGAAAGCCTGCAGCGCACCGTCTTCATCAACCCCGCCACCGCCAAGGTCATCGGGGACTACCCCACCTATTCCGGCTTGGGCGAGATGCCGCTGCGCCGCTGGATTTCCTCCCTGCACGAAAGCTTCCACTTGGGCAAGGTCGGCGAGCTCTACTCGGAGCTTGCCGCCTCGTGGTTGTGGGTCATGGCCTGCGGCGGCCTCTATATGTGGTGGATTCGCCGCCGCCCGAAGAACAAGGCAACCGCGAACGCCACCCAACGCCAGCCCAAGCGCTCTGCCCGCTGGAAGGCCACCCGCCTGCATTCCACTATTGGCGCCTGGATCTTCATCGGCCTGCTTGGCCTCTCTGCCACCGGTATCACGTGGTCGGGACTGGCCGGCGACAACGTCGATTCCCTCGTCGAGCGCATGAACTGGAAGGCCACCCCCATCGAGACTGCCCTCCCCGGCACCACCGCTGAAACGCATGAGCACACCGGGCATGAAGGTCATGAAGGGCATGGGGTTGGAGGGGCGTCGTCAAGCTCGAGCGTAGCTACCGAGGCCGAGCGCGTCCTCGCCACCGGCCGCGCCGAGGGGCTGACCGGACCGCTGCGCCTGTACCCGCCGGAGGACGCCAACTCCGCCTGGCAGGTCAGCGAACGCTGGGTGGAATGGCGTACCACCTCCGATGCAATTTCGGTAGATGGCGCCACCGGAGAGATCATCGACCGCCAGCCTTTCTCCAGCCTGCCGCTGTTTAGCAAGCTCAGCAGCTGGGGCATCTACCTGCACATGGGCATCATGTTCGGCCTTCCTCTGCAGATTGCGCTGCTCGCACTGGGGCTGTCCACCGCCGCTCTCGTAGTGCTGGGGTACTACATGTGGTGGAAACGTCGCCCACGCTTCCTCCCGACTGCCCACTTCTCCTGGGCCACCACAGGGTTGGGCGCGCTCTTCGCCGCCACCGTCGGCGTCTTCCTACCGCTCTTAGGAATCACCTTGGCAGCGTTCCTGATTCTCGATGTCATCCTGGTAAACCGTGCCACCGCCCCGCGCAAGGAGCGCACACCGGTTCCGGTCGGATAG
- the trpS gene encoding tryptophan--tRNA ligase, whose protein sequence is MTDSTSASNSASRVLSGIQPTADSYHLGNYLGALKQWIDLQDSHEAFYFIPDLHAITVEQNPEELRHRTVAGAAQLIALGIDPAKSTLFVQSHVPAHAELTWVLQCLTGFGEASRMTQFKDKSLKQGQDRTSVGLFTYPVLMAADILLYSPHYVPVGEDQRQHLELTRNLAERFNNKYGVVFRVPEAFIPEGSAKIYDLQEPTSKMSKSGANPKGIVNLLDAPKTSAKRIKSAVTDDLGVVAFDREKQPGVSNLLAIQSALTGESIPDLVDKYAGQGYGHLKVDTAEALEAFTTPLKARYDELMEDRGELERILAQGAERAMEIATPLVDKVYEAVGFLPARRG, encoded by the coding sequence ATGACTGACTCCACTTCTGCATCGAACTCCGCTTCCCGAGTCCTCTCTGGCATCCAGCCCACGGCGGACTCCTACCACCTGGGTAACTACCTCGGAGCGCTCAAACAGTGGATTGACCTGCAAGACTCGCACGAGGCTTTCTACTTCATCCCGGACCTGCACGCCATCACGGTGGAGCAGAACCCGGAGGAGCTGCGCCACCGCACCGTGGCGGGCGCCGCGCAGCTCATCGCTTTGGGCATCGACCCGGCGAAATCTACCCTCTTCGTCCAATCCCACGTCCCCGCACACGCGGAGCTGACGTGGGTTTTGCAGTGCCTGACCGGTTTCGGTGAGGCCTCCCGCATGACCCAGTTCAAGGACAAGTCCCTCAAGCAAGGTCAGGACCGCACATCCGTGGGCCTGTTTACCTACCCCGTCCTGATGGCCGCGGATATCCTTCTGTATTCCCCGCACTACGTGCCGGTGGGGGAGGACCAGCGCCAACACCTCGAGCTCACCCGTAACCTGGCGGAGCGTTTCAACAACAAGTACGGCGTGGTCTTCCGCGTGCCGGAAGCCTTCATTCCGGAAGGCTCGGCCAAGATTTATGACCTGCAGGAGCCAACGTCCAAGATGTCGAAGTCGGGCGCTAACCCGAAGGGCATCGTGAATCTGCTCGATGCTCCCAAGACCTCCGCCAAGCGCATCAAGTCTGCGGTGACCGATGACCTCGGCGTTGTGGCCTTTGACCGCGAGAAGCAGCCCGGTGTGTCCAACCTGCTGGCCATTCAGTCCGCGCTGACGGGGGAGAGCATCCCGGACCTCGTGGACAAGTACGCGGGCCAGGGCTATGGCCACCTGAAGGTGGATACAGCCGAGGCGCTCGAGGCTTTCACCACTCCGCTGAAGGCTCGCTACGACGAGCTCATGGAAGACCGCGGCGAGCTCGAGCGCATCTTGGCCCAGGGTGCCGAGCGCGCCATGGAGATTGCCACCCCGCTCGTGGACAAGGTCTACGAGGCGGTGGGCTTTCTCCCCGCGCGTCGCGGCTGA
- a CDS encoding D-alanyl-D-alanine carboxypeptidase family protein, protein MKHVPALLTAIALAATPPAFAEEEESSSPTRTTAPDTDSCPHSLVPEEPTTTSERLAPGQEAPTPLPAVEGAACGVTAPRGFRLNKDVVASAWMVSDLDTGEIIAMKDPNGRYRPASIIKALLALVVIEELPLDQRITATLDDASVEGSAVGLGPDGVYTVEQLLQGLLMASGNDAAHALAQAVGGDEEALEKVNAKAQEIGTRSTVAASYSGLDAAGMSTSAADISLIYRAAFANDTFARIVDTEHVDFPGWGEMPGYELWNDNGLFLNDPDGIGGKTGYTEDAHHTFVGAINRDGRRLQAVLLDTTVEHGFRAWEQAQMLLDEASDVRPGDGVGLVDDFAAGKEEPSESVLTSPVPTTPSAPATSEATAGSSSFGDSQGWIGWLVAGLVALLVVVVATFSLLRR, encoded by the coding sequence ATGAAACATGTCCCCGCGCTCCTCACTGCCATCGCCCTGGCCGCGACGCCGCCAGCGTTTGCAGAAGAGGAAGAGTCCTCATCGCCCACGCGCACCACCGCGCCGGATACCGACTCCTGCCCGCATTCGCTCGTCCCCGAAGAGCCGACGACCACCTCTGAGAGGTTAGCGCCCGGCCAGGAAGCCCCCACTCCCCTTCCCGCGGTTGAGGGCGCTGCGTGCGGCGTGACGGCCCCGCGCGGCTTTCGGCTGAACAAGGACGTTGTGGCTTCTGCGTGGATGGTCAGTGACCTGGACACCGGCGAAATCATCGCCATGAAGGATCCCAACGGGCGCTACCGCCCGGCCTCCATCATCAAGGCGCTGCTAGCGCTCGTGGTCATCGAGGAGCTACCCCTCGACCAGCGCATCACCGCCACGCTTGACGACGCCTCCGTCGAAGGCTCCGCCGTCGGCCTCGGCCCCGATGGGGTCTACACCGTGGAGCAGCTTCTGCAGGGTTTGCTCATGGCTTCCGGCAACGACGCCGCGCATGCCCTCGCGCAGGCTGTTGGCGGGGATGAGGAGGCGCTGGAGAAGGTCAACGCGAAGGCACAGGAGATTGGCACGCGCTCGACGGTGGCGGCGAGCTACTCGGGCCTGGACGCGGCAGGGATGTCGACGTCCGCGGCAGATATCTCGCTGATCTACCGCGCGGCTTTTGCCAACGACACCTTCGCGCGCATCGTCGATACAGAGCATGTGGACTTTCCCGGCTGGGGTGAGATGCCTGGTTATGAGCTGTGGAACGACAATGGGCTCTTCCTCAACGACCCGGATGGCATCGGCGGAAAGACCGGCTATACCGAGGACGCGCACCATACCTTCGTCGGCGCGATCAATCGCGACGGGCGCCGCCTCCAGGCGGTGCTCCTCGACACAACCGTCGAGCACGGTTTCCGCGCCTGGGAGCAGGCACAAATGCTTCTCGACGAAGCCTCCGACGTCCGCCCCGGCGATGGCGTTGGGCTTGTGGATGATTTCGCGGCTGGAAAAGAAGAGCCTTCGGAATCTGTACTAACCAGCCCGGTTCCTACCACGCCTTCTGCGCCCGCCACCTCGGAGGCGACTGCGGGGTCTTCGTCCTTTGGAGACTCGCAGGGCTGGATTGGGTGGCTCGTGGCGGGACTCGTCGCTCTCCTCGTGGTAGTGGTTGCTACTTTTTCACTACTTCGGCGTTAG
- a CDS encoding exodeoxyribonuclease III yields MSFTIASVNVNGIRAACKQRNENNPGMNAWLETTPADVVLMQEVRANPEQTQKALAPALEAGWNLVQAESAAKGRAGVGILSKHALGDVSVGFGSFAESGRFIAATVEGVRVASLYLPSGDTDSPKQDEKYLFLDEFSEVLDEMAATYPEAVIGGDWNICHRAQDLKNNKANEKKSGHLPEERAFMDRVFGSFPDEQPQDKKGLGNWLGVVDYETKTAWEAAADPQWFDVARRLHPEADGPYTWWTYRGQAFNNDAGWRIDYQAATKAMLERAQRTWVEKAPTVEERWSDHSPLLVEYK; encoded by the coding sequence ATGAGTTTCACCATCGCCTCCGTCAACGTCAACGGCATCCGCGCGGCCTGCAAACAGCGCAACGAGAACAACCCGGGCATGAACGCGTGGCTGGAGACCACTCCGGCCGACGTCGTCCTTATGCAGGAGGTGCGCGCCAACCCCGAGCAGACCCAGAAGGCTCTGGCCCCGGCTCTGGAGGCCGGATGGAACCTGGTACAGGCCGAATCCGCCGCCAAGGGCCGCGCGGGCGTGGGCATCCTATCGAAGCATGCGCTTGGCGACGTCTCCGTAGGCTTCGGCTCCTTCGCCGAATCCGGCCGCTTCATCGCCGCCACCGTGGAAGGCGTGCGGGTGGCTTCCCTGTATTTGCCGTCTGGTGATACCGATTCCCCGAAGCAAGATGAGAAGTACTTGTTCTTGGATGAGTTCTCTGAAGTTTTGGATGAGATGGCTGCAACGTACCCGGAGGCCGTCATCGGCGGTGACTGGAATATTTGCCACCGCGCCCAGGACCTAAAGAACAACAAGGCCAACGAGAAAAAGTCCGGCCACCTGCCGGAAGAGCGCGCCTTCATGGACCGCGTATTCGGTTCTTTCCCGGATGAGCAGCCGCAAGACAAGAAGGGGCTCGGGAACTGGCTCGGCGTGGTGGACTATGAAACCAAGACCGCCTGGGAGGCGGCTGCGGATCCGCAGTGGTTTGACGTCGCCAGGCGCCTGCACCCGGAGGCGGATGGCCCCTACACGTGGTGGACCTACCGTGGCCAGGCTTTCAACAACGATGCCGGGTGGCGCATTGACTATCAAGCGGCCACGAAGGCCATGCTGGAGCGCGCGCAGCGCACGTGGGTGGAGAAAGCACCAACGGTGGAGGAGCGCTGGTCCGATCACTCTCCGCTTCTGGTGGAGTACAAGTAG
- a CDS encoding C40 family peptidase, whose protein sequence is MLESALAHIARIQPAQLPDVSLPTVPDLTAAGPLAEIAHGDPRALLDTARQATEDLSTARSALDAARGLIAATVRDLIGLGFELLQRGLPIALGLLIPNPATQAAARSALQALAMEYVGKAMLRVKQLAGELLQAAAPLIPIGQRAVRPSVRGPQEEGVVRHALTASSTASEGTTQGQAAVQAALSQLGTPYGWGGTGNGSFDCSGLTQWAWRQAGVELPRTAENQTVGRQVSADELQPGDLVVWDGHVAMYSGNGQMVEAGSPVQTNPLRTNNMGMAFKGFWRPTG, encoded by the coding sequence ATGTTGGAGTCAGCACTCGCCCACATTGCCCGGATTCAGCCGGCGCAGCTTCCCGACGTCTCCCTGCCCACTGTGCCCGATCTCACTGCTGCAGGGCCGCTAGCGGAAATCGCGCATGGGGATCCACGGGCGTTGTTAGACACTGCGCGCCAAGCCACTGAGGATCTCTCCACCGCCCGCTCCGCTCTGGATGCTGCCCGCGGGCTCATCGCGGCGACAGTCAGGGACCTCATCGGTCTGGGCTTCGAGCTTCTCCAGCGCGGACTACCTATCGCCCTCGGGTTGCTCATCCCGAATCCTGCAACACAGGCTGCGGCGCGTTCAGCATTGCAAGCCCTGGCCATGGAATACGTTGGCAAAGCGATGCTTCGCGTCAAGCAGCTGGCTGGGGAGCTCCTGCAGGCAGCAGCTCCCCTCATACCCATTGGCCAGCGTGCTGTTCGCCCCTCGGTGCGCGGCCCGCAGGAGGAAGGCGTGGTGCGCCACGCACTCACCGCGTCCTCCACCGCAAGCGAAGGAACCACGCAAGGGCAGGCCGCAGTGCAAGCCGCGCTATCCCAGCTGGGAACACCCTATGGCTGGGGCGGTACCGGCAACGGCAGCTTCGACTGCTCGGGGCTGACCCAATGGGCCTGGCGCCAGGCTGGCGTGGAACTGCCGCGCACCGCTGAAAACCAGACCGTGGGCCGCCAGGTGAGCGCTGATGAGCTGCAGCCCGGCGACCTCGTCGTGTGGGATGGGCACGTGGCCATGTACTCCGGTAATGGGCAGATGGTGGAGGCCGGCAGCCCCGTGCAAACCAATCCGCTGCGCACCAACAACATGGGGATGGCTTTCAAAGGCTTCTGGAGGCCCACAGGGTAG
- a CDS encoding YhjD/YihY/BrkB family envelope integrity protein, with amino-acid sequence MAPTTRPDEKKTDDYGIERAYADEPGAVDKVREKSGFIDHIMKMLDRYGSQGGNQFAAGITYFSVLALFPIFMLTVAAAATVLANRPDLMQQLEEQITNAVSGDLGNSITELLHTAIEQRGAMYGIGGLTTLWSGLGWMNNLRIGISAMWMQDPTDAPGNFVTKKLSDLLGLIGLLVAMVIAFGVTAAGSSGLTQKIFEWVGIESFPGMGTVLVIAGIVIGLIANFLVFWWMVAFLPRTKVPTKSGLMGAAIGAVLFEAIKQLSTVIMSSAAGNPAGAVFGPVIVLMVVMYLVWRVVLYVSAWTATTEESLELLVPPVPDQAVIRVRNEIRQGPNTGVTLGAGAALGAAAAGAWALLRRK; translated from the coding sequence GTGGCGCCAACGACACGACCTGATGAGAAGAAGACCGATGATTACGGCATCGAGCGTGCCTATGCCGATGAGCCGGGCGCGGTAGATAAAGTCCGCGAGAAGTCCGGCTTCATCGACCACATCATGAAGATGCTGGACCGCTATGGCAGCCAAGGCGGCAACCAGTTCGCAGCAGGAATTACGTATTTCTCGGTCCTGGCTCTCTTCCCGATCTTCATGCTCACCGTGGCCGCTGCCGCGACCGTGCTGGCGAATCGCCCCGATCTCATGCAGCAACTGGAGGAGCAGATCACCAACGCTGTGTCGGGGGATCTGGGAAATTCGATCACGGAGCTTCTCCACACCGCAATTGAACAGCGCGGCGCGATGTACGGCATCGGTGGCCTCACCACCCTGTGGTCTGGACTCGGCTGGATGAACAACTTGCGCATCGGCATTTCGGCGATGTGGATGCAGGATCCGACTGACGCCCCGGGCAACTTTGTGACCAAGAAGCTCAGCGACCTGCTGGGGCTCATCGGCCTACTCGTGGCCATGGTTATTGCCTTCGGCGTGACGGCGGCCGGTTCCTCCGGGCTGACCCAAAAGATCTTCGAGTGGGTTGGCATTGAGTCCTTCCCCGGTATGGGGACCGTGCTGGTTATCGCAGGAATCGTGATCGGCCTAATCGCTAACTTCCTCGTCTTCTGGTGGATGGTGGCCTTCCTACCGCGCACGAAGGTACCCACCAAGTCGGGCCTGATGGGCGCGGCCATCGGCGCGGTGCTCTTTGAAGCCATCAAGCAGCTGTCCACCGTCATCATGTCCTCCGCGGCGGGCAACCCAGCCGGTGCCGTGTTCGGCCCCGTCATCGTCCTCATGGTTGTCATGTACCTGGTCTGGCGCGTCGTGCTTTATGTCTCCGCGTGGACGGCTACCACCGAAGAGTCCCTCGAACTGTTGGTTCCGCCGGTTCCGGATCAGGCAGTCATCCGCGTCCGCAACGAGATCCGCCAGGGCCCGAACACGGGCGTGACCTTGGGCGCCGGTGCTGCCCTTGGTGCGGCCGCCGCGGGTGCGTGGGCCCTGCTGCGCCGAAAGTAG
- a CDS encoding NADP-dependent isocitrate dehydrogenase — MAKIIWTRTDEAPLLATYSFKPVVEAFASTAGIEVETRDISLAGRILAQFPERLGDKKVSDALAELGELAKTPEANIIKLPNISASLVQLKKAIAELQAAGYDLPEYEEAQEKYDAVKGSAVNPVLREGNSDRRAPIAVKNFAKKNPHKMGAWSADSKTNVATMDANDFRHNEKSVIMPEEDTLSIVLKTAEGEQTLLEKLPVLKGEVIDGTFMSAKALDEFLKAQVARAKEEGVLFSAHLKATMMKVSDPIIFGHVVRAFFADVFEKYGEELEAAGLNGENGLGAIYEGLDKLENGAEIKAAFDAALAAGPDLAMVNSHKGITNLHVPSDVIIDASMPAMIRTSGHMWNKNDEEQDTLAVIPDSSYAGVYQAVIEDCKANGAYDPTTMGTVPNVGLMAQKAEEYGSHNKTFKIPAAGTVEVRNSKGEALISHDVEAGDIWRACQTKDAPIQDWVKLAVNRARLSGMKAIFWLDPERGHDANLIELVKKYLADHDTEGLDISIEDPVTATKISVERIRKGEDTISVTGNVLRDYNTDLFPILELGTSAKMLSVVPLMAGGGLFETGAGGSAPKHVQQVQEENHLRWDSLGEFLALAESFRHEHNTNGNAKAGVLAAALDKATETLLDEGKSPSRKVGENDNRGSHFFLTLNWAKELAAQSDDAELAEAFKPVAEALEAKAGEIEQALLDVQGSPVDLGGYYAPNEEKLNETMRPVAAFNEIIDGLKK, encoded by the coding sequence ATGGCAAAGATTATCTGGACCCGTACCGACGAGGCGCCGTTGCTGGCGACCTACTCCTTCAAGCCCGTCGTGGAGGCCTTCGCTTCCACCGCAGGCATCGAGGTGGAAACCCGCGACATTTCCCTGGCCGGCCGCATCTTGGCCCAGTTCCCGGAGCGCCTTGGTGACAAGAAGGTCTCCGATGCCCTGGCTGAGCTCGGCGAGCTGGCCAAGACCCCGGAAGCTAACATCATTAAGCTGCCGAATATCTCCGCTTCCCTGGTGCAGCTGAAGAAGGCTATTGCTGAGCTGCAGGCCGCCGGCTACGACCTGCCAGAGTACGAAGAGGCTCAGGAGAAGTACGACGCCGTCAAGGGCTCCGCTGTGAACCCGGTTCTGCGTGAGGGCAACTCCGACCGCCGCGCCCCGATTGCGGTCAAGAACTTTGCTAAGAAGAACCCGCACAAGATGGGTGCGTGGTCCGCTGACTCCAAGACCAACGTGGCCACCATGGACGCTAACGACTTCCGCCACAACGAGAAGTCCGTCATCATGCCGGAGGAGGACACCCTCTCCATCGTCCTGAAAACCGCCGAAGGCGAGCAGACCCTGCTGGAGAAGCTGCCGGTCCTCAAGGGTGAGGTCATCGACGGCACCTTCATGTCCGCCAAGGCACTCGACGAGTTCCTCAAGGCGCAGGTTGCCCGCGCCAAGGAAGAGGGCGTGCTCTTCTCCGCTCACCTCAAGGCCACCATGATGAAGGTCTCTGACCCCATCATCTTCGGCCACGTCGTCCGCGCTTTCTTCGCTGACGTCTTTGAGAAGTACGGCGAGGAGCTCGAGGCCGCTGGCCTCAACGGCGAGAACGGCCTGGGCGCTATCTACGAGGGGCTGGACAAGCTCGAGAACGGCGCTGAGATCAAGGCTGCCTTCGACGCCGCGCTTGCCGCGGGCCCGGACCTCGCCATGGTCAACTCCCACAAGGGCATCACCAACCTGCACGTTCCGTCCGACGTCATTATCGACGCCTCCATGCCGGCCATGATCCGCACCTCCGGCCACATGTGGAACAAGAACGACGAGGAGCAGGACACCCTCGCCGTCATCCCGGATTCCTCCTACGCCGGTGTGTACCAGGCTGTCATCGAGGACTGCAAGGCTAACGGCGCCTACGACCCGACCACCATGGGTACCGTCCCGAACGTCGGCCTCATGGCGCAGAAGGCTGAGGAGTACGGCTCCCACAACAAGACCTTCAAGATCCCGGCTGCGGGCACCGTTGAGGTTCGCAACTCCAAGGGCGAGGCCCTCATCTCCCACGATGTAGAAGCTGGCGATATCTGGCGCGCCTGCCAGACCAAGGACGCCCCGATCCAGGACTGGGTCAAGCTGGCTGTCAACCGTGCTCGCCTGTCCGGCATGAAGGCCATCTTCTGGCTCGACCCGGAGCGCGGCCACGACGCCAACCTCATCGAGCTGGTCAAGAAGTACCTGGCCGATCACGACACCGAGGGCCTCGACATCTCCATCGAGGACCCGGTCACCGCGACCAAGATCTCCGTCGAGCGCATCCGCAAGGGCGAGGACACCATCTCCGTCACCGGTAACGTCCTGCGTGACTACAACACCGACCTCTTCCCCATCCTCGAGCTCGGCACCTCCGCCAAGATGCTGTCCGTGGTTCCGCTCATGGCTGGCGGCGGCCTGTTCGAGACCGGTGCCGGCGGCTCCGCCCCGAAGCACGTCCAGCAGGTTCAAGAGGAGAACCACCTGCGTTGGGATTCCCTCGGTGAGTTCCTGGCTCTGGCTGAGTCCTTCCGCCACGAGCACAACACCAACGGCAACGCCAAGGCTGGCGTGCTGGCTGCTGCTCTGGACAAGGCCACCGAGACCCTGCTGGATGAGGGCAAGTCCCCGTCCCGCAAGGTCGGCGAGAACGACAACCGCGGCTCCCACTTCTTCCTGACCCTTAACTGGGCCAAGGAGCTGGCTGCACAGTCTGACGACGCCGAGCTGGCCGAGGCCTTCAAGCCGGTTGCTGAGGCCCTCGAGGCCAAGGCAGGCGAGATTGAGCAGGCGCTTCTCGACGTCCAGGGCTCCCCCGTCGACCTCGGCGGCTACTACGCCCCGAACGAGGAGAAGCTCAACGAGACCATGCGCCCGGTTGCTGCCTTCAACGAGATCATTGATGGCCTGAAGAAGTAA